The Streptomyces kanamyceticus genome window below encodes:
- a CDS encoding ABC transporter substrate-binding protein produces the protein MKCRNQWLALPLTGGLAAALLTGCGTETGGAGDTGDAVVMGMSDDVLATDPAAGYDPGSWLLFNNVFQSLLSFPKGATEPEPEAAKACGFTDTEAKVFKCELRDGLKFSNGDALTSKDVKFSFDRMRNIKDDAGPALMFPMLDHVRTPDAKTVVFQLKYPDATFPSKIASGAGSIVDHREYDINRLRTDGKAVGSGPYELDSFGEEQARFSVNSDYRGTAKVKNEGVAIKFFHGDQKGLKQALMDNEVDLAYRGLAAADIADIERDTSKDLDIVEGTSAEVQHLVFNMKDPVAGKLGVRKAIAYLLDRDALVKEVYQDTATPLYSIVPAGIGGHNTAFFDTYGDRPQRAKAASALRGDGIQGKVKLTLWSTPSRYGPATDHELRAIAKQLNASGLFAADVKSVGFEQYEKDIAAGKYGVYVKGWVPDYPDPDNFTQPFFGKGNVLGNHFENRDITGKIIPGTARQSDRAKTTKQYAELQDVVADQVPILPVWQAKQYAVARDSVYGLESCLDASTVFRFWEISKG, from the coding sequence GTGAAATGTCGTAACCAGTGGCTGGCCCTCCCGCTCACCGGAGGACTGGCCGCCGCCCTGCTGACCGGATGCGGGACGGAAACGGGCGGCGCGGGGGACACGGGCGACGCGGTCGTGATGGGGATGTCCGACGACGTCCTGGCCACCGACCCGGCCGCAGGCTACGACCCCGGGTCGTGGCTCCTCTTCAACAACGTCTTCCAGTCCCTGCTGAGCTTCCCCAAGGGCGCCACGGAGCCGGAGCCCGAGGCCGCCAAGGCGTGCGGGTTCACGGACACCGAGGCGAAGGTCTTCAAGTGCGAGCTGCGTGACGGGCTGAAGTTCAGCAACGGCGACGCGCTCACGTCGAAGGACGTCAAGTTCTCCTTCGACCGCATGCGGAACATCAAGGACGACGCGGGCCCGGCCCTCATGTTCCCGATGCTGGACCACGTGCGGACTCCGGACGCCAAGACCGTCGTCTTCCAGCTGAAGTACCCCGACGCGACCTTCCCCAGCAAGATCGCCTCGGGCGCCGGTTCGATCGTGGACCACCGCGAGTACGACATCAACCGGCTGCGTACGGACGGCAAGGCCGTCGGCTCCGGGCCCTACGAGCTCGACTCGTTCGGCGAGGAGCAGGCGAGGTTCTCGGTGAACTCCGACTACCGGGGCACCGCGAAGGTCAAGAACGAAGGCGTGGCGATCAAGTTCTTCCACGGTGACCAGAAGGGCCTCAAGCAGGCCCTCATGGACAACGAGGTCGACCTCGCCTACCGCGGCCTGGCCGCCGCCGACATCGCCGACATCGAGCGCGACACCTCCAAGGACCTCGACATCGTCGAGGGCACCAGCGCCGAGGTGCAGCACCTGGTCTTCAACATGAAGGACCCGGTCGCGGGCAAGCTCGGCGTGCGCAAGGCCATCGCCTACCTGCTCGACAGGGACGCCCTGGTCAAGGAGGTCTACCAGGACACGGCCACGCCGCTCTACTCGATCGTCCCCGCGGGCATCGGCGGCCACAACACCGCGTTCTTCGACACCTACGGCGACCGCCCGCAGCGCGCCAAGGCCGCCTCCGCCCTGCGCGGCGACGGCATCCAGGGCAAGGTCAAGCTCACGCTCTGGTCGACGCCCTCGCGCTACGGCCCGGCCACCGACCACGAACTGCGCGCGATCGCCAAGCAGCTCAACGCCTCCGGCCTCTTCGCGGCCGACGTGAAGTCCGTCGGCTTCGAGCAGTACGAGAAGGACATCGCGGCGGGCAAGTACGGCGTGTACGTCAAGGGCTGGGTGCCGGACTACCCGGACCCGGACAACTTCACCCAGCCGTTCTTCGGCAAGGGCAACGTCCTCGGCAACCACTTCGAGAACCGCGACATCACCGGGAAGATCATTCCCGGCACCGCGCGGCAGAGCGACCGGGCCAAGACCACCAAGCAGTACGCCGAACTGCAGGACGTCGTCGCCGACCAGGTGCCGATTCTGCCGGTCTGGCAGGCCAAGCAGTACGCGGTCGCGCGCGACAGCGTCTACGGCCTCGAATCCTGTCTGGACGCCTCGACGGTGTTCCGCTTCTGGGAGATCAGCAAGGGTTGA
- a CDS encoding response regulator: MAIRVLLVDDQPLLRTGFRMILEAEQDIAVVGEAGDGLQALDQVRALQPDVVLMDIRMPRMDGVEATRQITGPGRDGPAKVLVLTTFDLDEYVVEALRAGASGFLLKDAPANELVQAIRVVAAGEAMLAPSITRRLLDKYSAHLPSGDEPVPDTLHTLTDREVEVLKLVARGLSNAEIAADLFVSETTVKTHVGHVLTKLGLRDRVQAAVYAYESGLVRPGAQ, encoded by the coding sequence GTGGCCATCCGCGTCCTACTGGTCGACGACCAGCCGCTGTTGCGCACCGGTTTCCGGATGATTCTGGAGGCCGAGCAGGACATCGCGGTCGTCGGCGAGGCCGGAGACGGCCTGCAGGCTCTGGATCAGGTGCGGGCGCTGCAGCCCGATGTGGTCCTGATGGACATCCGCATGCCCCGGATGGACGGCGTCGAGGCGACCCGGCAGATCACCGGGCCAGGACGGGACGGTCCGGCGAAGGTCCTGGTCCTGACCACCTTCGACCTCGATGAGTACGTGGTGGAGGCGCTGCGCGCCGGTGCCAGTGGCTTCCTCCTCAAGGACGCCCCGGCCAACGAGCTGGTGCAGGCGATCCGCGTGGTCGCCGCGGGCGAGGCGATGCTCGCGCCGAGCATCACGCGCCGGCTGCTCGACAAGTACTCCGCGCACCTGCCCTCCGGGGACGAGCCGGTGCCCGACACGCTGCACACGCTCACCGATCGCGAGGTCGAGGTCCTGAAGCTGGTGGCCCGCGGCCTGTCGAACGCGGAGATCGCGGCGGACCTCTTCGTGAGCGAGACGACCGTGAAGACCCATGTGGGCCACGTGCTCACCAAGTTGGGCCTGCGCGACCGGGTGCAGGCCGCGGTGTACGCGTACGAGAGCGGTCTGGTGCGGCCCGGCGCGCAGTAG
- a CDS encoding RecB family exonuclease, which yields METSTDGAVAAVRPASLSPSRAGDFMQCPLLYRFRVIDKLPEKPSEAATRGTLVHAVLERLFDAPAGERTAPRAKSLIPGQWDRLREAKPELTELFADDPEGTRMTRWLADAEKLVERWFTLEDPTRLEPAERELFVQAELESGLKLRGIIDRVDVAPSGEVRIVDYKTGKAPRPEYAEGARFQMTFYALVVWRLKGVVPRRLQLVYLGSGDVITYDPVVADLERVERKLLALWEAIELATETGDWRPRPTKLCGWCDHQAVCPEFGGTPPPYPLPVRVPESTEAEQGRMGPA from the coding sequence ATGGAAACCAGCACCGACGGTGCCGTGGCGGCCGTGCGCCCGGCGTCCTTGTCGCCCTCGCGCGCGGGTGACTTCATGCAGTGCCCGCTGCTCTACCGGTTCCGGGTGATCGACAAGCTGCCCGAGAAGCCGAGCGAGGCGGCGACCCGGGGCACCCTGGTGCACGCGGTCCTTGAGCGGCTCTTCGACGCCCCGGCGGGCGAGCGCACCGCGCCGCGCGCCAAGTCGCTCATTCCCGGTCAGTGGGACCGGCTGCGCGAGGCGAAGCCGGAGCTGACCGAGCTGTTCGCGGACGATCCGGAGGGCACGCGCATGACGCGCTGGCTCGCCGACGCGGAGAAGCTCGTCGAGCGCTGGTTCACCCTGGAGGACCCCACCCGTCTGGAGCCCGCCGAGCGCGAGCTGTTCGTGCAGGCGGAGCTGGAGTCGGGCCTGAAGCTGCGCGGCATCATCGACCGGGTGGACGTGGCTCCTTCGGGTGAGGTCCGCATCGTCGACTACAAGACGGGCAAGGCCCCGCGTCCGGAGTACGCGGAGGGCGCCCGGTTCCAGATGACGTTCTACGCACTGGTGGTGTGGCGCCTGAAAGGTGTCGTGCCGCGCCGTCTGCAGCTGGTCTACCTCGGCAGCGGCGACGTGATCACGTACGACCCGGTGGTGGCCGATCTGGAGCGGGTCGAGCGCAAGCTGCTGGCGCTCTGGGAGGCGATCGAGCTCGCCACCGAGACGGGCGACTGGCGGCCGCGGCCCACGAAGCTGTGCGGCTGGTGCGACCACCAGGCCGTCTGTCCGGAATTCGGGGGGACTCCCCCGCCGTATCCCCTTCCGGTGAGGGTGCCCGAGTCCACCGAGGCCGAGCAGGGCAGAATGGGCCCGGCCTAG
- a CDS encoding site-2 protease family protein, translating into MTAPARGEGRFERGDIVDERGGSGRPQSDGAEGRQSSGTDGSVEPSHPVDTARPRHDEAEGPSPVPRDATPKTPKIPEVQGAQEGPGASETSETQETPEARETHETREARETRETPVRDRLTKAAPQDPPAERSHATHGPTGKATPPAKSRRGPGGGLLMGKPFGVPVYVAPSWFLVAALITWVFGGQLDRVLPELGGARYLVSLFFAVAFYASVLVHELAHTVAALRFKLPVRRIQLQFFGGVSEIEKESETPGREFVLAFVGPLLSLVLAGVFYAGMRAVEPGTVPGVLLAGLMISNLIVAAFNLLPGLPLDGGRMLRAVVWKITGKPMSGTIAAAWVGRALAVSVLIGLPLLNQSGALGGEAQDIGGMDTVTDALLAAILAAIIWTGAGNSLRVARLREHLPELRARTLTRRAVPVESDTPLSEALRRANDAGARALVVVDPDGDPMSVVREAAIVSVPEHRRPWVTVSGLAQDITEGMRVSAELAGEELLDTLRATPATEYLVVEDSGEIYGVLSAADVERAFVKAMARPS; encoded by the coding sequence GTGACCGCGCCAGCCCGGGGCGAGGGACGCTTCGAACGAGGGGACATCGTGGACGAACGCGGCGGGAGCGGCAGGCCGCAGTCCGACGGCGCCGAGGGCCGACAGTCGAGCGGAACGGACGGTTCCGTGGAGCCGTCGCATCCGGTCGACACGGCACGGCCCCGGCACGACGAGGCGGAAGGACCCTCGCCGGTGCCCAGAGACGCGACCCCTAAGACCCCTAAGATCCCTGAGGTCCAGGGGGCCCAGGAGGGTCCGGGGGCCTCGGAAACCTCTGAGACCCAGGAGACTCCCGAGGCCCGCGAAACCCACGAGACCCGCGAGGCCCGCGAAACCCGCGAGACCCCGGTGCGCGACCGCCTGACCAAGGCGGCGCCCCAGGACCCACCCGCCGAGCGCTCCCACGCCACCCACGGCCCGACGGGCAAGGCGACACCGCCCGCCAAATCGCGGCGCGGCCCCGGCGGCGGACTGCTCATGGGCAAGCCCTTCGGCGTCCCCGTGTACGTCGCGCCCAGTTGGTTCCTCGTCGCCGCCCTCATCACCTGGGTCTTCGGCGGCCAGCTCGACCGCGTCCTGCCCGAGCTCGGCGGCGCCCGCTACCTGGTCTCGCTCTTCTTCGCCGTCGCCTTCTACGCCTCCGTGCTCGTCCACGAACTGGCCCACACCGTCGCGGCCCTCCGCTTCAAGCTGCCGGTACGCCGGATCCAGCTGCAGTTCTTCGGCGGCGTCTCGGAGATCGAGAAGGAGTCCGAGACCCCCGGCCGCGAATTCGTCCTCGCCTTCGTCGGCCCGCTCCTGTCCCTGGTGCTCGCCGGAGTGTTCTACGCGGGCATGCGCGCCGTCGAACCGGGCACCGTCCCCGGCGTCCTGCTCGCGGGCCTGATGATCTCCAACCTCATCGTGGCCGCCTTCAACCTCCTGCCGGGCCTGCCCCTGGACGGCGGCCGCATGCTGCGCGCCGTCGTCTGGAAGATCACCGGCAAGCCCATGAGCGGCACCATCGCCGCAGCCTGGGTCGGCCGCGCCCTCGCCGTCTCCGTACTCATCGGTCTGCCGCTGCTCAACCAGTCCGGCGCGCTCGGAGGCGAGGCCCAGGACATCGGCGGCATGGACACCGTCACCGACGCCCTGCTCGCCGCGATCCTCGCCGCGATCATCTGGACCGGCGCCGGAAACAGCCTCCGCGTGGCCCGTCTGCGCGAACACCTGCCCGAACTGCGGGCCCGCACCCTGACCCGCCGCGCCGTCCCCGTCGAGAGCGACACCCCGCTCTCCGAAGCGCTGCGCAGGGCCAATGACGCCGGTGCCCGCGCCCTCGTCGTGGTCGACCCCGACGGCGACCCCATGTCCGTCGTCCGCGAGGCCGCCATCGTCTCCGTACCCGAGCACCGCCGTCCCTGGGTCACAGTCAGCGGCCTCGCCCAGGACATCACCGAGGGCATGCGGGTCTCCGCCGAGCTCGCTGGGGAGGAGCTCCTGGACACCCTGCGCGCCACGCCCGCCACGGAGTACCTGGTCGTCGAGGACTCCGGCGAGATCTACGGAGTGCTGTCCGCCGCCGACGTGGAGCGCGCCTTCGTCAAGGCGATGGCACGCCCCAGCTGA
- a CDS encoding tRNA (adenine-N1)-methyltransferase → MSEPTGAARRRGPFKVGDQVQLTDPKGRHYTFTLEAGKNFHTHKGSFPHDELIGAPEGSVVRTTGNVAYLALRPLLPDYVLSMPRGAAVVYPKDAGQILAFADIFPGARVVEAGVGSGSLSSFLLRAIGDQGMLHSYERREDFAEIAQQNVERYFGGPHPAWQLTVGDLQDNLSDTEVDRVILDMLAPWECLEVVSKALVPGGIMCCYVATTTQLARTVESIREIGGFNEPTAWESMIRNWHIEGLAVRPDHRMIGHTGFLLTARRLADGVEPPMRRRRPAKGAYGEDYSGPNADGGSPR, encoded by the coding sequence ATGTCCGAACCGACCGGTGCCGCCCGCCGACGCGGGCCCTTCAAGGTCGGGGACCAGGTCCAGCTCACCGACCCCAAGGGACGCCACTACACGTTCACGCTCGAGGCCGGGAAGAATTTCCACACCCACAAGGGTTCCTTCCCCCACGACGAGCTGATCGGCGCTCCCGAGGGCAGTGTTGTCCGTACCACGGGAAACGTCGCCTACCTGGCGCTGCGACCCCTGCTCCCCGACTACGTCCTGTCCATGCCCCGCGGTGCCGCCGTGGTCTACCCCAAGGACGCGGGGCAGATCCTGGCCTTCGCCGACATCTTCCCCGGCGCGCGCGTCGTGGAGGCGGGCGTCGGCTCCGGCTCGCTCAGCAGCTTCCTGCTGCGCGCCATCGGCGACCAGGGAATGCTGCACTCCTACGAGCGCCGCGAGGACTTCGCCGAGATCGCCCAGCAGAACGTGGAGCGCTACTTCGGCGGCCCCCACCCCGCCTGGCAGCTCACCGTCGGCGACCTCCAGGACAACCTCAGCGACACCGAGGTCGACCGCGTCATCCTCGACATGCTCGCCCCCTGGGAGTGCCTGGAGGTCGTCTCCAAGGCGCTCGTCCCCGGCGGCATCATGTGCTGCTACGTGGCGACCACCACCCAGCTCGCCAGGACCGTCGAGTCCATCCGCGAGATCGGCGGCTTCAACGAGCCGACCGCCTGGGAGTCGATGATCCGCAACTGGCACATCGAGGGCCTCGCGGTCCGTCCCGACCACCGCATGATCGGCCACACCGGCTTCCTGCTCACCGCCCGCCGCCTCGCGGACGGCGTCGAGCCCCCCATGCGCCGCCGCCGCCCCGCCAAGGGCGCGTACGGCGAGGACTACTCAGGACCCAACGCCGACGGCGGCTCGCCGCGCTGA
- a CDS encoding ferredoxin, translated as MTVRHDAETGSEGHDLLEVWIDQDLCTGDGICAQYAPEVFELDIDGLAYVKSGDDELLQAPGATTPVPLPLLRDVVDSAKECPGDCIHVRRVSDSVEVYGPDAE; from the coding sequence ATGACCGTGCGGCACGACGCCGAGACCGGCAGTGAGGGCCATGATCTGCTGGAGGTCTGGATCGACCAGGACCTCTGCACCGGAGACGGCATCTGTGCGCAGTACGCGCCCGAGGTCTTCGAGCTGGACATCGACGGCCTGGCCTATGTGAAGAGCGGCGACGACGAGCTGCTGCAGGCTCCGGGGGCCACAACGCCCGTGCCGCTGCCGCTTCTGCGTGACGTCGTGGACTCCGCGAAGGAGTGTCCCGGCGACTGCATTCACGTGCGCCGCGTCTCGGACAGCGTCGAGGTCTACGGGCCCGACGCGGAGTGA
- the arc gene encoding proteasome ATPase: MAAHDDDINRGIRPGRGSEDPAGQVAYLEQEIAVLRRKLADSPRHTRILEERIVELQTNLAGVSAQNERLANTLREARDQIVALKEEVDRLAQPPAGFGVFLVANEDGTADIFTGGRKLRVNVSPSVELEELRRGQEVMLNEALNVVEAMEYESVGDIVTLKEILEDGDRALVVGHTDEERVVRLAEPLLDVTIRPGDALLLEPRSGYVYEVVPKSEVEELVLEEVPDISYEKIGGLGGQIEMIRDAVELPYLYPDLFKEHELRPPKGVLLYGPPGCGKTLIAKAVANSLAKKVAEVTGQPAGKSYFLNIKGPELLNKYVGETERHIRLVFQRAREKASEGTPVIVFFDEMESLFRTRGSGVSSDVENTIVPQLLAEIDGVEGLENVIVIGASNREDMIDPAILRPGRLDVKIKIERPDAEAAKDIFAKYLTERLPLHADDLAEHSADRRATVHGMIQSVVEQMYAESEENRFLEVTYANGDKEVLYFKDFNSGAMIENIVGRAKKMAIKAFLEANQKGLRVAHLLQACIDEFKENEDLPNTTNPDDWARISGKKGERIVYIRTLVTGKQGADTGRSIDTVANTGQYL; this comes from the coding sequence GTGGCAGCCCACGACGACGACATCAACCGCGGCATCCGGCCCGGGCGAGGGTCTGAGGACCCCGCCGGACAGGTTGCCTATCTCGAGCAGGAAATCGCCGTCCTGCGACGCAAGCTCGCCGACTCTCCGCGTCATACGAGGATTCTCGAAGAGCGGATCGTCGAGCTGCAGACCAACCTGGCCGGCGTGTCCGCGCAGAACGAGCGGCTCGCCAACACGCTCCGCGAGGCCCGCGACCAGATCGTGGCCCTCAAGGAAGAAGTCGACCGGCTCGCACAGCCACCGGCCGGCTTCGGAGTCTTCCTCGTGGCGAACGAGGACGGCACGGCGGACATCTTCACCGGGGGCCGCAAGCTCCGGGTGAACGTCAGCCCCAGCGTGGAGCTCGAAGAGCTCAGGCGCGGCCAGGAAGTGATGCTCAACGAAGCGCTCAACGTGGTCGAGGCCATGGAGTACGAGAGCGTCGGCGACATCGTCACCCTCAAGGAAATCCTCGAGGACGGCGATCGAGCCCTGGTGGTCGGACACACCGACGAAGAACGAGTGGTACGGCTCGCCGAACCCCTCCTCGACGTCACCATCCGCCCCGGCGACGCCCTCCTGCTCGAACCCCGCTCCGGCTACGTCTACGAGGTCGTGCCCAAGAGCGAGGTCGAAGAGCTCGTCCTCGAAGAAGTCCCCGACATCAGCTACGAGAAGATCGGCGGCCTCGGCGGCCAGATCGAGATGATCAGGGACGCGGTAGAGCTTCCGTACCTCTACCCCGACCTCTTCAAAGAGCACGAACTGCGCCCGCCCAAGGGAGTCCTGCTCTACGGGCCCCCCGGCTGCGGCAAGACGCTGATCGCGAAAGCCGTCGCCAACTCCCTTGCCAAGAAGGTCGCCGAGGTCACCGGACAGCCCGCGGGGAAGAGCTACTTCCTCAACATCAAGGGCCCCGAACTCCTCAACAAGTACGTCGGCGAGACCGAGCGCCACATCCGCCTGGTCTTCCAGCGTGCCCGCGAGAAGGCGAGCGAGGGCACCCCCGTCATCGTCTTCTTCGACGAGATGGAATCCCTCTTCCGCACCCGCGGATCCGGCGTCAGCTCGGACGTGGAGAACACCATCGTCCCCCAGCTGCTCGCCGAGATCGACGGCGTGGAAGGCCTGGAGAACGTCATCGTCATCGGCGCCTCCAACCGCGAGGACATGATCGACCCCGCGATCCTGCGCCCCGGACGACTCGACGTGAAGATCAAGATCGAGCGCCCGGACGCCGAGGCGGCGAAGGACATCTTCGCCAAGTACCTCACCGAGCGGCTCCCGCTCCACGCGGACGATCTCGCCGAGCACAGCGCCGACCGGCGCGCCACGGTGCACGGCATGATCCAGTCCGTCGTCGAGCAGATGTACGCGGAATCCGAGGAGAACCGCTTCCTCGAGGTCACGTACGCCAACGGCGACAAGGAAGTCCTGTACTTCAAGGACTTCAACTCCGGCGCCATGATCGAGAACATCGTGGGCCGCGCCAAGAAGATGGCCATCAAGGCCTTCCTCGAGGCGAACCAGAAGGGCCTCAGGGTCGCTCACCTCCTCCAGGCTTGCATCGACGAGTTCAAGGAGAACGAGGACCTGCCCAACACCACCAACCCGGACGACTGGGCCAGGATCTCCGGAAAGAAGGGCGAGCGGATCGTGTACATCCGTACCCTCGTCACCGGAAAGCAGGGCGCGGACACCGGACGCTCCATCGACACGGTGGCCAACACCGGTCAGTACCTGTAG
- the dop gene encoding depupylase/deamidase Dop produces MTVRRVMGIETEYGISVPGHPNANAMLTSSQIVNAYAAAMHRARRARWDFEEENPLRDARGFDLAREAADASQLTDEDIGLANVILTNGARLYVDHAHPEYSSPEITNPWDAVLWDKAGERIMAEAAERAAQLPGAQPIHLYKNNTDNKGASYGTHENYLMKRETPFSDIVRHLTPFFVSRQVVTGAGRVGIGQDGHEHGFQLSQRADYFEVEVGLETTLKRPIINTRDEPHSDAEKYRRLHVIIGDANLSEISTYLKLGTTSLVLAMIEDGFIAVDLAVDQPVRTLHQVSHDPTLKHLVTLRSGRSLTAVQLQMEYFELARKYVEERYGADADEQTKDVLARWEDVLGRLETDPMSLSGELDWVAKRELMEGYRRRDGLDWDAARLHLVDLQYADVRAEKGLYNRLVARGKMKRLLDEADVERARSKPPEDTRAYFRGRCLEQYADDVAAASWDSVIFDLPGRDSLQRVPTLEPLRGTRNHVKELLDRCRTAEDLVRVLSGG; encoded by the coding sequence ATGACCGTACGGCGAGTAATGGGCATCGAGACGGAGTACGGCATCTCCGTCCCCGGCCACCCCAACGCCAATGCCATGCTCACCTCGTCCCAGATCGTCAACGCCTATGCCGCGGCGATGCACCGGGCGCGACGCGCCCGCTGGGACTTCGAGGAGGAGAACCCGCTGCGGGACGCGCGGGGTTTCGACCTCGCCCGCGAGGCCGCCGACGCCAGCCAGCTGACCGACGAGGACATCGGCCTCGCCAACGTCATCCTGACCAATGGCGCACGCCTGTACGTCGACCACGCACACCCCGAGTACAGCTCGCCGGAGATCACCAACCCCTGGGACGCGGTCCTGTGGGACAAGGCCGGCGAACGCATCATGGCCGAGGCGGCCGAGCGCGCGGCACAGCTCCCCGGCGCCCAGCCGATCCACCTCTACAAGAACAACACCGACAACAAGGGCGCCTCCTACGGCACGCACGAGAACTACCTGATGAAGCGGGAGACCCCCTTCTCGGACATCGTGCGGCACCTGACGCCGTTCTTCGTCTCCCGGCAGGTCGTCACCGGCGCGGGACGCGTCGGCATCGGCCAGGACGGCCACGAGCACGGCTTCCAGCTCAGCCAGCGCGCCGACTACTTCGAGGTCGAGGTCGGCCTGGAGACGACGCTCAAGCGGCCCATCATCAACACCCGCGACGAACCGCACTCGGACGCCGAGAAGTACCGCAGGCTGCACGTGATCATCGGGGACGCGAACCTCTCCGAGATCTCGACGTACCTCAAGCTGGGCACCACCTCGCTCGTCCTCGCGATGATCGAGGACGGCTTCATCGCGGTGGACCTCGCGGTCGACCAGCCGGTGCGCACCCTGCACCAGGTCTCGCACGACCCCACGCTCAAGCACCTGGTCACGCTCCGCAGCGGCCGCTCACTCACCGCGGTCCAGCTCCAGATGGAGTACTTCGAGCTGGCCCGCAAGTACGTCGAGGAGCGCTACGGAGCCGACGCGGACGAGCAGACCAAGGACGTGCTCGCCCGCTGGGAGGACGTCCTCGGGCGCCTGGAGACCGATCCGATGAGCCTCTCCGGAGAGCTCGACTGGGTCGCCAAGCGGGAGCTGATGGAGGGCTACCGCCGCCGTGACGGCCTCGACTGGGACGCCGCGCGGCTCCACCTGGTCGACCTCCAGTACGCCGACGTACGGGCCGAGAAGGGCCTGTACAACCGCCTGGTGGCCCGGGGCAAGATGAAGCGCCTCCTGGACGAGGCGGACGTCGAGCGGGCCAGGAGCAAGCCGCCCGAGGACACGCGCGCGTACTTCCGCGGGCGCTGCCTCGAGCAGTACGCGGACGACGTGGCCGCGGCGTCCTGGGACTCGGTCATCTTCGACCTCCCGGGCCGTGACTCGCTGCAACGGGTACCCACGCTGGAGCCCCTGCGCGGCACGAGGAACCACGTCAAGGAACTTCTGGACCGCTGCCGTACGGCGGAAGACCTGGTACGGGTGCTGTCCGGGGGCTGA
- a CDS encoding ubiquitin-like protein Pup, giving the protein MATKDTGGGQQKATRSTEETEEQTQEAQGSEDLKERQEKLSDDVDSVLDEIDDVLEENAEDFVRSFVQKGGQ; this is encoded by the coding sequence ATGGCGACCAAGGACACCGGCGGCGGGCAGCAGAAGGCGACGCGTTCCACCGAGGAGACCGAGGAGCAGACGCAGGAAGCGCAGGGCTCCGAGGACCTCAAGGAGCGCCAGGAGAAGCTGAGCGACGATGTGGACTCCGTCCTGGACGAGATCGACGATGTCCTCGAGGAGAATGCCGAGGACTTCGTGCGCTCCTTCGTTCAAAAGGGTGGGCAATAG
- a CDS encoding endonuclease VII domain-containing protein, protein MPEGGEVKRCSRCHEDEPRAAFARNGAGHLKRQFGTTEAERDELIASRTGLCVIRLSAPAIHVDHCHETGKVRGVLCFNCNSGIGKLGDDPDNTRRATAYPEGNSWKPILVAPGVYQLPS, encoded by the coding sequence GTGCCTGAAGGCGGCGAGGTGAAGCGCTGCTCGCGGTGTCATGAAGACGAACCGCGAGCGGCCTTCGCGCGGAACGGCGCGGGTCACCTCAAGCGCCAGTTCGGCACGACCGAAGCCGAGCGCGACGAGCTGATCGCCTCTCGGACGGGGCTCTGCGTGATCCGTCTCAGCGCTCCCGCAATCCATGTGGATCACTGCCACGAGACGGGTAAGGTCCGTGGCGTACTGTGCTTCAACTGCAATTCGGGCATCGGCAAGTTGGGGGACGACCCCGACAACACCCGCCGAGCCACCGCTTACCCGGAAGGAAACTCGTGGAAGCCAATCCTCGTAGCACCGGGCGTCTACCAGCTGCCTTCCTGA
- the prcB gene encoding proteasome subunit beta, whose protein sequence is MEANPRSTGRLPAAFLTPGSSSFMDFLSEHQPEILPGNRQLPPTQGVLEAPHGTTIVAVTFPGGVVLAGDRRATMGNVIAQRDIEKVFPADEYSAVGIAGTAGLAVEMVKLFQLELEHFEKVEGATLSLEGKANRLSTMIRSNLGMAMQGLAVVPLFAGYDVDREKGRIFSYDVTGGRSEEHGFAATGSGSVFARGAMKKLYHDALTEEQATTLVIQALYDAADDDSATGGPDMARRIFPIVTVISDEGFRRLTEEESSVIARSVLEKRLEQPDGPRAALL, encoded by the coding sequence GTGGAAGCCAATCCTCGTAGCACCGGGCGTCTACCAGCTGCCTTCCTGACGCCTGGTTCGTCGTCCTTCATGGACTTCCTGTCCGAGCACCAGCCGGAGATCCTGCCGGGCAACCGGCAGCTGCCGCCCACCCAGGGCGTGCTCGAGGCTCCGCACGGTACGACGATCGTGGCCGTGACGTTCCCCGGCGGCGTGGTGCTCGCCGGTGACCGGCGGGCGACGATGGGCAACGTCATCGCGCAGCGCGACATCGAGAAGGTGTTCCCTGCCGACGAGTACTCGGCGGTGGGCATCGCGGGCACGGCAGGGCTCGCCGTGGAGATGGTCAAGCTCTTCCAGCTGGAGCTGGAGCACTTCGAGAAGGTGGAGGGTGCCACGCTCTCGCTGGAGGGCAAGGCGAACCGCCTCTCCACGATGATCCGCAGCAACCTCGGCATGGCCATGCAGGGCCTCGCCGTGGTGCCGCTCTTCGCGGGGTACGACGTGGACCGCGAGAAGGGGCGCATCTTCTCGTACGACGTCACGGGCGGGCGTTCGGAGGAGCACGGTTTCGCGGCGACCGGTTCGGGTTCGGTCTTCGCGCGCGGTGCGATGAAGAAGCTGTACCACGACGCTCTGACGGAGGAGCAGGCGACGACCCTGGTCATCCAGGCGTTGTACGACGCGGCCGATGACGACTCGGCGACCGGTGGTCCCGACATGGCCCGTCGGATCTTCCCCATCGTCACCGTGATCTCCGACGAGGGTTTCCGGCGGCTGACGGAGGAGGAGTCCTCCGTGATCGCGCGCTCGGTCCTGGAGAAGCGTCTGGAACAGCCCGACGGCCCGCGTGCCGCGCTGCTCTGA